Proteins from one Comamonas flocculans genomic window:
- the glnA gene encoding type I glutamate--ammonia ligase, whose translation MSSKTHSLVQEHGARWVDLRFTDTMGKEHHMTFPAEAMEEDAFENGKMFDGSSIQGWKGIEASDMVLLPDDETAVMDPFAQEPTVIVRSDVLEPATMQGYARDPRSIARRAEMYLRSTGVADTAYFGPEPEFFIFDAVQWKSQMQEAAYKIVSAEGAWASELDMQGGNPGHRPRVKGGYFPVAPVDSLGGVRTAMCTAMQAMGLKIEVHHHEVATAGQCEIGVAFNTLVRKADEVQMLKYCVHNAAHASGKSATFMPKPLVGDNGSGMHVHQSLVKGGRNLFSGEGYANLSELALYYIGGIIHHAHALNAITNPGTNSYKRLVPGFEAPVMLAYSASNRSAAIRIPFVASPKARRIECRFPDPTANPYLAFSALLMAGLDGIAHKRHPGDAMSKNLYHLPPEEASGIPRVAHSLDQALDALAADHQFLLAGGVFTEDMLQAYIECKMDEVSRLRQAVHPVEFDMYYSL comes from the coding sequence ATGTCATCGAAAACACACTCCCTCGTCCAAGAGCACGGCGCCCGCTGGGTCGACCTGCGTTTCACCGACACCATGGGCAAGGAACACCACATGACCTTCCCGGCGGAAGCCATGGAGGAAGACGCCTTCGAGAACGGCAAGATGTTCGACGGCTCGTCCATCCAGGGCTGGAAGGGCATCGAGGCCTCCGACATGGTGCTGCTGCCCGACGACGAGACCGCCGTGATGGACCCGTTCGCTCAGGAGCCCACGGTCATCGTGCGCAGCGACGTGCTCGAGCCGGCCACCATGCAGGGCTACGCGCGCGATCCCCGGTCGATCGCCCGGCGTGCCGAGATGTACCTGCGCTCCACCGGCGTCGCCGATACCGCCTACTTCGGGCCCGAGCCCGAGTTCTTCATCTTCGACGCGGTGCAGTGGAAATCGCAGATGCAGGAGGCGGCCTACAAGATCGTCTCGGCCGAGGGCGCCTGGGCCAGCGAGCTGGACATGCAAGGCGGCAACCCGGGCCACCGCCCGCGCGTCAAGGGCGGCTACTTCCCCGTGGCGCCGGTCGATTCGCTCGGCGGCGTGCGCACCGCGATGTGCACCGCCATGCAGGCCATGGGCCTGAAGATCGAGGTGCACCACCACGAGGTGGCCACGGCCGGCCAGTGCGAGATCGGCGTGGCCTTCAACACCCTGGTGCGCAAGGCCGACGAGGTGCAGATGCTCAAATACTGCGTGCACAACGCCGCGCACGCCAGCGGCAAGAGCGCCACCTTCATGCCCAAGCCGCTGGTGGGCGACAACGGCTCGGGCATGCACGTGCACCAGTCGCTGGTCAAGGGTGGCCGAAACCTGTTCTCGGGCGAAGGCTACGCCAACCTTTCGGAACTGGCGCTGTACTACATCGGCGGCATCATCCACCACGCGCACGCGCTCAATGCCATCACCAACCCGGGTACCAACTCCTACAAGCGGCTGGTGCCGGGCTTCGAGGCGCCGGTGATGCTGGCCTACTCGGCCAGCAACCGCTCGGCGGCCATCCGCATCCCCTTCGTCGCGAGCCCGAAGGCGCGGCGCATCGAGTGCCGCTTCCCCGACCCCACGGCCAACCCCTATCTGGCGTTCTCCGCGCTGCTGATGGCGGGGCTGGACGGCATCGCCCACAAAAGGCACCCCGGCGATGCGATGAGCAAGAACCTGTACCACCTGCCGCCCGAAGAAGCCTCGGGCATCCCGCGCGTGGCGCACAGCCTGGACCAGGCGCTGGACGCGCTCGCCGCGGACCACCAGTTCCTGCTCGCGGGCGGGGTGTTCACCGAAGACATGCTGCAGGCCTACATCGAATGCAAGATGGACGAGGTGAGCCGCCTGCGGCAGGCCGTGCACCCAGTGGAATTCGACATGTATTACAGTCTTTGA
- the glnL gene encoding nitrogen regulation protein NR(II) gives MNTVDPQHRRRPQAARPAHLLDSLSTAVLLLDGQLCVDYANHAAEQLLATSLAHLHAQPLDAFFDGADWSAAALRHALDLQQAYTQREARLHRLGSTLPVTVDYVVTPVPPGREHAPQLLIELLPLDRLLHINREDNLFTANQATRALVRGLAHEIKNPLGGIRGAAQLLERELARAELREYTQVIIGEADRLRALADRMLDARRPPSFREVNIHEVLERVRVILQAEVGDALRWVRDYDPSLPEVWADADQMIQVMLNIMRNAAQALLEMPRPGGSTAAGEPPCITLRSRVLRQSAIGTRRYPLLCLIEVQDNGPGIAEELREMLFYPMVTGRSQGTGLGLPIAQAIMQQHGGLIECESRPGKTVFKVLIPFRRVADGNTGAPIHAHP, from the coding sequence GTGAACACGGTCGATCCCCAGCACCGGCGCCGCCCGCAGGCGGCCCGGCCCGCACACCTGCTGGACAGCCTCTCGACAGCCGTGCTGCTGCTGGACGGGCAGCTGTGCGTGGACTACGCCAACCACGCGGCGGAGCAACTCCTGGCCACCAGCCTCGCCCACCTGCACGCACAGCCGCTGGACGCGTTCTTCGACGGCGCCGACTGGAGCGCGGCGGCGCTGCGGCATGCGCTGGACTTGCAGCAGGCCTACACGCAACGCGAGGCGCGGCTGCACCGCCTGGGCAGCACGCTGCCGGTCACGGTGGACTACGTCGTCACGCCCGTGCCACCAGGGCGGGAACATGCGCCGCAGCTGCTCATCGAGCTGCTGCCGCTGGACCGGCTCCTGCACATCAACCGCGAAGACAACCTGTTTACCGCCAACCAGGCCACGCGCGCTCTGGTGCGGGGTCTGGCGCACGAGATCAAGAACCCGCTGGGCGGCATCCGGGGCGCTGCCCAGCTGCTGGAGCGCGAGCTCGCCCGCGCCGAGCTGCGCGAATACACGCAAGTCATCATCGGCGAGGCCGACCGTCTGCGCGCACTGGCCGACCGGATGCTCGATGCGCGCAGGCCGCCGAGCTTTCGCGAGGTCAACATCCACGAGGTGCTGGAGCGGGTGCGCGTCATCCTGCAGGCCGAGGTGGGGGACGCCCTGCGGTGGGTGCGCGACTACGACCCGAGCCTGCCCGAGGTCTGGGCCGACGCGGACCAGATGATCCAGGTGATGCTCAACATCATGCGCAACGCGGCCCAGGCCCTGCTGGAGATGCCGCGCCCCGGGGGGAGCACCGCCGCGGGCGAGCCGCCTTGCATCACCCTGCGCTCGCGGGTGCTGCGCCAGTCGGCCATCGGCACCCGGCGCTACCCGCTGCTGTGCCTGATCGAGGTGCAGGACAACGGCCCCGGCATCGCCGAAGAGCTGCGCGAGATGCTGTTCTACCCCATGGTCACCGGGCGCTCGCAGGGCACGGGCCTGGGACTGCCGATCGCGCAGGCCATCATGCAGCAGCACGGCGGCCTGATCGAGTGCGAGAGCCGGCCGGGCAAGACCGTCTTCAAAGTGCTGATCCCCTTTCGCCGCGTCGCGGACGGCAACACAGGAGCCCCTATCCATGCCCACCCCTGA
- the ruvB gene encoding Holliday junction branch migration DNA helicase RuvB, with the protein MSIHTDDFAPAPPAALRTVSAAAASPQEEALERALRPKLLDEYVGQTKAREQLEIFIKAAGKRAEALDHVLLFGPPGLGKTTLSHIIAHELGVNLRQTSGPVLEKPKDLAALLTNLERNDVLFIDEIHRLSPVVEEILYPALEDYQIDIMIGEGPAARSIKLDLQPFTLVGATTRAGMLTNPLRDRFGIVARLEFYTPQELSRIVTRSSGLMSAPIDQDASMEIARRSRGTPRIANRLLRRVRDYADVKGDGRITQDIAQRALAMLDVDPQGFDVMDRKLLEAVVQRFDGGPVGLDTIAANIGEEADTIEDVIEPYLIQQGFLQRTPRGRVATLAAWRHLGLQPPGAAGGLFESA; encoded by the coding sequence ATGAGCATCCACACCGACGACTTCGCACCCGCGCCCCCGGCGGCACTGCGCACGGTTTCCGCGGCGGCGGCCTCGCCGCAGGAAGAAGCGCTGGAGCGGGCACTGCGCCCCAAGCTGCTGGATGAATACGTGGGCCAGACCAAGGCGCGCGAGCAGCTGGAGATCTTCATCAAGGCGGCCGGAAAGCGCGCCGAGGCGCTGGACCACGTGCTGCTGTTCGGCCCGCCCGGCCTGGGCAAGACCACGCTGAGCCACATCATCGCGCACGAACTCGGGGTCAACCTGCGCCAGACCAGCGGCCCGGTGCTGGAAAAGCCCAAGGACCTGGCGGCACTGCTGACCAATCTGGAGAGGAACGACGTTCTCTTCATCGACGAGATCCATCGCCTCTCGCCCGTGGTCGAGGAAATCCTCTACCCGGCGCTGGAGGACTACCAGATCGACATCATGATCGGCGAAGGCCCTGCGGCGCGTTCGATCAAGCTGGACCTGCAGCCCTTCACGCTGGTGGGCGCGACCACGCGCGCCGGCATGCTCACCAACCCGCTGCGCGACCGCTTCGGCATCGTCGCGCGGCTGGAGTTCTATACGCCGCAAGAACTTTCGCGCATCGTCACGCGCAGCAGCGGCCTGATGAGCGCGCCCATCGACCAGGATGCCAGCATGGAGATCGCACGGCGCTCGCGCGGCACGCCGCGCATCGCCAACCGGCTCCTGCGCCGCGTGCGCGACTACGCCGACGTGAAGGGCGACGGGCGCATCACGCAGGACATCGCGCAGCGCGCCCTGGCCATGCTGGACGTGGACCCGCAGGGCTTTGACGTGATGGACCGCAAGCTGCTCGAAGCCGTGGTGCAGCGCTTCGACGGCGGGCCGGTGGGGCTGGACACGATCGCGGCCAACATCGGCGAGGAAGCCGACACCATCGAGGACGTGATCGAACCCTACCTGATCCAGCAGGGCTTCCTGCAGCGCACCCCGCGCGGGCGCGTGGCCACGCTCGCCGCCTGGCGACACCTGGGCCTGCAACCGCCGGGAGCGGCGGGGGGGCTGTTCGAGTCGGCCTGA
- a CDS encoding trypsin-like serine peptidase produces the protein MKDAVFMHSHATRLALLACLLALTACGGGSSESPPAPQPPAPAPAPEPPAPPPAATDRIEPFDPGLAAKQAPMAKPAAPALPATAQITQLTLPPLAPTPPAGVDADAGAPLQIGTGRSLTATASTERTTALLHWQDSGRGTRIAALRFVARGAQGLRLGLQVQALPADARLWFVDATGQAQLGTAAQWQALAARNTAAGMDEDSARRYWSPELAGEQATLILEIPADAPTAQVRLAVPLLSHTTVTPEQQLGLAKAAGSCEASVSCSPEFIEQGRSVARLRYVEADGRAYQCSGTLMNDMGSSGTPWLLTARHCIADQGTASTLSTDWLLRASACGASSTAAGHVQRTGGATLLYADEGSDTSFLRLNDSAPPGVVYAGSYFGSEALPGTAVSVVHHPQGDLQQLSRGTLTGYSVCNTSTNLCIAGDATSATFLAVNWQQGVVEPGSSGAGAFITLGQRRYLVGQLFGGTSSCSNPAGRDYFGRFELSFAQALHRWLKP, from the coding sequence ATGAAGGACGCAGTTTTCATGCACTCCCACGCCACCCGACTCGCCCTGCTGGCCTGCCTGCTGGCATTGACCGCCTGCGGTGGCGGCAGCTCCGAGTCGCCGCCCGCACCGCAGCCCCCTGCACCCGCGCCCGCCCCTGAGCCGCCAGCTCCGCCACCCGCCGCGACCGACCGCATCGAGCCCTTCGACCCGGGTCTCGCGGCCAAGCAGGCGCCCATGGCCAAACCGGCTGCCCCGGCCTTGCCCGCCACGGCGCAGATCACGCAGCTGACGCTGCCACCGCTCGCGCCAACGCCGCCGGCTGGAGTTGATGCGGATGCGGGCGCGCCACTGCAGATCGGCACAGGCCGCAGCCTGACAGCCACGGCCAGCACCGAGCGCACCACCGCACTGCTGCACTGGCAGGACAGCGGCCGCGGCACGCGCATCGCCGCGCTGCGCTTCGTGGCCCGGGGCGCGCAGGGTCTGCGCCTCGGCCTGCAGGTGCAGGCCCTGCCGGCCGACGCCCGGCTGTGGTTCGTCGACGCCACGGGCCAAGCGCAGCTGGGCACCGCCGCGCAATGGCAGGCCCTGGCCGCCCGCAACACCGCAGCCGGCATGGACGAGGACAGCGCCCGCCGCTACTGGAGCCCCGAGCTGGCCGGCGAACAGGCCACGCTCATCCTCGAGATCCCGGCCGATGCGCCCACCGCCCAGGTGCGTCTGGCAGTGCCGCTGCTCTCGCACACCACCGTCACGCCAGAGCAGCAGCTGGGCCTGGCCAAGGCCGCAGGCAGCTGCGAAGCCAGCGTCAGCTGCAGCCCGGAATTCATCGAACAAGGCCGCTCGGTCGCGCGCCTGCGCTACGTCGAAGCCGACGGCCGCGCCTACCAGTGCAGCGGCACCTTGATGAACGACATGGGCTCCAGCGGCACGCCCTGGCTGCTCACCGCGCGCCATTGCATCGCCGACCAGGGCACGGCCTCCACGCTGAGCACCGACTGGCTGCTGCGCGCCAGCGCCTGCGGCGCCAGCAGCACCGCGGCGGGTCACGTGCAGCGCACCGGCGGCGCCACGCTGCTGTATGCCGACGAGGGCAGCGACACTAGCTTCCTGCGGCTGAACGACAGCGCCCCGCCCGGCGTGGTCTACGCCGGCTCCTATTTCGGCTCCGAAGCGCTGCCCGGGACCGCCGTCTCCGTCGTGCACCATCCGCAAGGCGACCTGCAGCAGCTCAGCCGCGGCACGCTCACCGGCTACAGCGTGTGCAACACCAGCACCAATCTGTGCATCGCGGGCGACGCGACCAGCGCCACCTTCCTCGCCGTGAACTGGCAGCAGGGCGTGGTGGAGCCGGGCAGCAGCGGCGCCGGGGCCTTCATCACGCTGGGGCAGCGCCGCTATCTGGTGGGACAGCTCTTTGGCGGCACCTCCAGCTGCAGCAATCCCGCGGGCCGCGACTACTTCGGTCGCTTCGAGCTGAGCTTCGCGCAGGCGCTGCACCGCTGGCTCAAGCCCTGA